One window of the Shewanella khirikhana genome contains the following:
- the edd gene encoding phosphogluconate dehydratase — MHPVVKSVTDRIIERSKESRSAYLAAIGEARSQTVHRSSLSCGNLAHGFAACGADDKQSLRQLNKANIGIVTAFNDMLSAHQPYEHYPSLLKAACNEVGSVAQVAGGVPAMCDGVTQGQPGMELSLLSREVIAMATAVGLSHNMFDGALLLGVCDKIVPGLLIGALSFGHLPMLFVPAGPMRSGIPNKEKARIRQKFAEGKVDRAALLEAEASSYHSAGTCTFYGTANSNQLVLEVMGLQLPGSSFVNPDDPLREALSKMAAKQVCRLTEQGLQYSPIGEIVSEKSIVNGIVALLATGGSTNLTMHIVAAARAAGIIINWDDFSELSDAVPLLARVYPNGHADINHFHAAGGMAFLMKELLDAGLVHEDVNTVAGFGLRRYTQEPKLLDGELTWVDGPAETLDGEVLRPVGEPFQSNGGLKLMKGNLGRAVIKVSAVQEKHRIVEAPAVVIDDQNKLDALFKAGELDRDCVVVVKGQGPKANGMPELHKLTPILGTLQDRGFKVALMTDGRMSGASGKVPAAIHLTPEALDGGLIAKVQNGDLIRIDAIKGELSLLVSETELNARVAETVDLKKSRFGMGRELFGALRQNLSSPETGARCTDAIDEYY; from the coding sequence ATGCACCCCGTAGTTAAGTCGGTGACCGACAGGATCATCGAACGCAGTAAAGAAAGCCGCAGTGCTTATCTGGCCGCCATTGGCGAAGCCCGCAGTCAGACAGTGCACAGATCCAGCCTCAGCTGTGGCAACCTTGCCCACGGTTTTGCCGCGTGCGGTGCCGATGATAAACAGTCGCTGCGCCAACTTAACAAGGCCAATATCGGCATTGTGACCGCGTTCAACGACATGCTGTCGGCGCATCAGCCTTACGAGCATTATCCAAGTCTGCTTAAAGCAGCCTGTAATGAAGTGGGCAGTGTGGCGCAGGTAGCTGGCGGCGTGCCAGCCATGTGCGACGGGGTGACCCAGGGCCAACCCGGCATGGAGCTGTCTCTGCTGTCCCGTGAGGTGATAGCCATGGCCACCGCCGTTGGTTTGTCACACAACATGTTTGATGGTGCCTTGCTGCTGGGTGTGTGCGACAAGATTGTCCCCGGTCTGCTGATTGGTGCCCTGAGCTTTGGTCATCTGCCGATGCTGTTCGTACCGGCTGGCCCAATGCGCTCAGGCATCCCCAACAAAGAAAAAGCGCGTATTCGCCAGAAGTTTGCCGAAGGCAAGGTCGACCGCGCCGCGCTGCTGGAAGCTGAAGCCAGTTCTTATCACAGCGCCGGTACCTGTACTTTCTACGGCACAGCTAACTCCAACCAGTTGGTGCTGGAAGTGATGGGTCTGCAGCTGCCAGGTTCATCCTTCGTTAACCCTGACGATCCGCTGCGTGAAGCCTTGAGCAAGATGGCTGCCAAACAGGTATGCCGCCTGACCGAGCAAGGGCTGCAGTATTCACCCATAGGTGAAATCGTCAGCGAAAAATCCATTGTGAACGGCATTGTTGCGCTGCTGGCCACCGGCGGTTCCACCAATCTGACCATGCACATTGTGGCCGCTGCCCGCGCTGCCGGCATCATCATCAACTGGGATGATTTCTCCGAGCTGTCCGATGCGGTGCCGCTGCTTGCCCGTGTGTACCCAAATGGTCATGCCGACATCAACCACTTCCACGCCGCAGGCGGCATGGCGTTCCTGATGAAGGAACTGCTGGATGCAGGTCTGGTGCACGAAGATGTGAACACAGTTGCCGGCTTTGGTCTGCGCCGCTACACCCAGGAGCCCAAGCTGCTGGATGGCGAGCTGACCTGGGTTGACGGTCCTGCCGAAACCCTGGACGGCGAAGTACTGCGCCCTGTGGGCGAGCCGTTCCAAAGCAACGGTGGCCTTAAGCTGATGAAAGGTAACCTTGGCCGCGCGGTTATCAAGGTGTCGGCGGTGCAGGAAAAACACCGCATCGTTGAAGCACCAGCGGTGGTGATTGACGATCAGAACAAGCTCGATGCGCTGTTTAAAGCGGGCGAGCTCGATAGAGACTGTGTAGTAGTGGTAAAAGGCCAGGGCCCGAAAGCCAACGGCATGCCTGAGCTGCACAAACTCACGCCAATCCTTGGCACCCTGCAGGACAGAGGCTTTAAAGTCGCACTGATGACCGACGGTCGTATGTCCGGTGCTTCAGGTAAAGTGCCTGCCGCTATTCACCTGACGCCGGAAGCGCTGGACGGTGGCTTGATTGCCAAGGTGCAAAATGGCGACCTTATCCGAATCGATGCCATCAAAGGTGAGTTGTCGCTGCTGGTGTCTGAAACCGAACTCAACGCCCGAGTGGCTGAAACCGTGGATCTTAAAAAGTCCCGCTTCGGTATGGGCCGCGAACTGTTTGGCGCCCTGAGACAGAACCTCAGCAGCCCAGAAACCGGTGCACGTTGTA
- the pgl gene encoding 6-phosphogluconolactonase, whose translation MLKETVFKSFDNTESLETQLAERIARQLQEAVDARGKASLVVSGGSTPIKLFQTLSKKAIDWNEVFVTLADERWVDNDHKDSNERLVRENLLQHRAASAKFRGLKNMFTSAEEGAAMTSEQLANVPRPFDVVVLGMGNDGHTCSWFPCSKELDRALDSSNLCEAVTPTTAPHERITMTKQAILNSRQIYLHLVGEQKLSVYRQALESDDVKAMPIRVVLGQHKTPLDVYWSA comes from the coding sequence GTGCTTAAAGAAACTGTATTTAAATCATTCGACAACACCGAATCTTTGGAAACTCAGCTGGCCGAGCGTATTGCACGTCAGCTGCAGGAAGCGGTGGATGCCCGTGGTAAGGCGAGCCTGGTGGTCAGTGGTGGCTCTACGCCCATTAAGCTGTTCCAGACCCTGTCGAAGAAGGCCATCGATTGGAACGAAGTGTTTGTGACCCTGGCGGATGAGCGCTGGGTGGACAACGACCACAAGGATTCCAACGAGCGACTGGTGCGTGAGAATCTGCTCCAACACCGGGCAGCCTCCGCCAAATTCCGCGGCCTTAAGAATATGTTCACCAGCGCCGAAGAAGGCGCTGCCATGACCTCAGAGCAGCTTGCCAATGTGCCACGTCCATTTGATGTGGTTGTACTTGGCATGGGTAACGATGGTCACACCTGTTCCTGGTTCCCTTGCTCAAAAGAGCTTGATAGAGCGCTCGACAGCAGCAACCTGTGTGAGGCGGTGACGCCAACCACGGCGCCGCACGAGCGTATCACAATGACCAAACAGGCCATTCTGAACAGTCGCCAGATCTATTTGCATCTGGTGGGCGAACAAAAGCTCAGCGTCTATCGTCAGGCGCTGGAAAGCGATGATGTCAAAGCGATGCCAATCCGTGTGGTTCTCGGGCAGCACAAAACGCCCCTGGACGTGTATTGGAGCGCCTAA
- the zwf gene encoding glucose-6-phosphate dehydrogenase: MGNTTTGAKACDFVLFGTKGDLARRKLLPSLYQLDKAKLLHNDTKIIGVAKDHFSTEEFKELVKTALTTFVKEALCETTLARFIERCHYVGTNFTESEGYGAFHELLEPEKRVMVNYFATPPAIFGDICRCLHEQNLIFPDTRVVLEKPIGSDLESSKVINNQVSEFFNENQVYRIDHYLGKETVQNLIALRFANSLFASKWDNRTIDHVQITVAEEVGIEGRWGYFDKAGQMRDMIQNHLLQVLTLVAMDPPVNLDADSIRDEKVKVLKSLRPINMDNVNENTVRGQYSAGFLKGSPVPGYLEEEGANVDSNTETFVALRVDIDNWRWAGVPFYLRSGKRMPFKSSEIVVYFKNPPHNLYRSNYRNLPPNKLTIRLQPHEGVEIQMMNKVPGLEQKTRLQTTKLDLSFSDTFKNERIADAYERLLLEAMLGNQALFVRRDEVEQAWTWVDGIIQAWENSNERPKAYPAGTWGPVASVALITKDGRSWDE, encoded by the coding sequence ATGGGCAACACTACAACCGGGGCGAAGGCCTGTGATTTTGTCCTCTTCGGTACCAAGGGCGATCTCGCGAGACGTAAACTGCTCCCTTCTTTATATCAGCTGGACAAAGCCAAGCTGCTTCATAACGACACCAAAATCATCGGTGTCGCCAAAGACCACTTTTCCACTGAAGAATTCAAAGAGCTGGTTAAGACCGCACTGACCACCTTCGTTAAAGAAGCACTGTGCGAAACCACCCTGGCCCGATTCATTGAGCGCTGCCATTATGTCGGCACCAATTTCACTGAGTCAGAAGGGTACGGCGCCTTCCACGAGCTGCTTGAGCCGGAAAAGCGGGTGATGGTGAACTACTTCGCGACCCCACCGGCCATTTTTGGCGACATCTGCCGCTGCCTGCACGAACAGAATCTGATTTTCCCCGATACCCGCGTTGTTCTCGAAAAGCCCATCGGCTCCGACCTCGAATCTTCCAAAGTCATCAACAATCAGGTTTCTGAGTTCTTCAACGAAAACCAGGTGTACCGTATCGACCATTACCTGGGTAAAGAAACCGTTCAAAACCTGATTGCGCTGCGTTTTGCCAACTCGCTGTTTGCCTCTAAGTGGGATAACCGCACTATTGACCATGTGCAGATCACCGTGGCCGAGGAAGTGGGTATCGAAGGCCGCTGGGGTTACTTCGATAAAGCCGGTCAGATGCGCGACATGATCCAAAACCACCTGTTACAGGTGCTGACCCTGGTTGCCATGGACCCGCCGGTAAACCTGGATGCCGACTCTATCCGTGATGAAAAGGTGAAAGTGCTCAAATCACTGCGCCCTATCAATATGGATAACGTCAACGAGAACACGGTTCGCGGCCAATATTCTGCTGGCTTCCTTAAAGGCAGCCCTGTGCCTGGTTACCTCGAAGAAGAAGGCGCCAATGTGGACTCGAACACCGAGACCTTTGTGGCGCTGCGGGTTGATATCGACAACTGGCGCTGGGCCGGTGTGCCATTTTACCTGCGAAGTGGCAAGCGCATGCCGTTCAAGAGCTCAGAAATTGTGGTGTATTTTAAAAACCCACCGCACAACCTGTATCGCTCCAACTACCGTAATCTGCCGCCCAACAAGCTGACCATTCGTCTGCAACCACACGAAGGCGTGGAAATCCAGATGATGAACAAGGTGCCGGGGCTTGAGCAGAAGACCCGTCTGCAAACCACCAAACTGGACTTGAGCTTCTCCGATACCTTCAAGAACGAGCGTATCGCCGATGCCTATGAGCGTCTGCTTTTGGAGGCCATGCTCGGTAATCAGGCGCTGTTTGTGCGCCGCGATGAAGTAGAGCAGGCCTGGACCTGGGTTGATGGCATCATCCAGGCATGGGAAAACAGTAACGAAAGACCCAAGGCCTATCCGGCCGGTACCTGGGGCCCGGTAGCCTCGGTAGCGCTCATCACCAAAGATGGCCGCTCCTGGGATGAGTAA
- a CDS encoding MurR/RpiR family transcriptional regulator, producing the protein MNTLEKVQKSLNQFSKSERKVAEVILASPQTAIHSSIATLAKMADVSEPTVNRFCRRLDTKGFPDFKLHLAQSLANGTPYVSRHVEEDDSPESYTTKIFESSMASLDTARQSLDMQAINKAVDILTQAKTISFFGLGASAAVAHDAQNKFFRFNVPVICFDDVLMQRMSCINSNEGDVVVLISHTGRTKSLIDIARLARENGAAVIAITARNSPLSVECTLAVTMEVPEDTDMYLPMASRLAQLVIIDVLATGFTLRRGPRFRDSLKRVKEALKESRINKDPDL; encoded by the coding sequence ATGAATACCCTAGAAAAGGTCCAGAAAAGTCTAAACCAATTCAGCAAGTCAGAACGCAAAGTGGCAGAAGTTATCCTGGCCTCTCCACAGACTGCGATCCACTCCAGTATCGCAACCCTGGCCAAGATGGCCGATGTGAGCGAGCCTACCGTCAACCGTTTTTGTCGTCGTCTCGATACTAAAGGCTTTCCTGATTTTAAATTACATCTGGCCCAAAGTCTTGCCAATGGCACGCCCTACGTCAGCCGCCACGTTGAAGAAGATGACTCCCCTGAGTCCTACACCACGAAAATCTTCGAATCTTCAATGGCTTCTTTGGACACTGCCCGCCAAAGCCTCGATATGCAGGCCATCAATAAAGCAGTGGATATACTGACCCAGGCCAAGACCATTTCTTTCTTTGGCCTGGGCGCGTCCGCCGCCGTGGCCCACGATGCCCAGAACAAATTTTTCCGTTTTAACGTACCTGTGATTTGTTTCGATGATGTGTTGATGCAGCGTATGAGCTGTATTAACAGCAACGAAGGCGATGTTGTGGTGCTGATTTCCCACACTGGTCGTACCAAGTCATTGATTGATATAGCAAGACTTGCACGCGAGAACGGCGCTGCCGTGATTGCCATTACCGCCCGTAACTCGCCTTTATCAGTCGAATGTACACTGGCAGTCACCATGGAAGTGCCGGAAGATACAGATATGTACTTGCCCATGGCGTCAAGACTGGCCCAGCTGGTGATTATTGACGTGCTTGCCACTGGATTTACCCTGCGCCGCGGTCCAAGATTCAGAGACAGCCTGAAGCGCGTGAAGGAAGCCCTGAAGGAGTCCAGGATCAATAAAGATCCGGACCTGTAA
- the pyk gene encoding pyruvate kinase gives MFRRTKIVTTLGPATDRDDNLRRIIAAGANVVRLNFSHGSPEDHLERATRVRNLAKELGVHVAILGDLQGPKIRVSTFKDNRKVQLALGQEFTLDAELAKGEGDETQVGIDYKELPDDVVVGDILMLDDGRVQLKVERVEGRKVFTSVTVAGPLSNNKGINKKGGGLSAAALTEKDKADIITAARINVDYLAVSFPRTGADLNYARDLAKAAGSNAMIVAKVERAEAVATDEAMDDVILASDAVMVARGDLGVEIGDAALVAVQKKLISRSRQLNRVVITATQMMESMITSPMPTRAEVMDVANAVLDGTDAVMLSAETAAGDFPEETVRAMSNVCLGAEAHPSVKVSKHRMDERFSSVEETIALSTMYAANHLDGVKAIIALTESGATAQLMSRISSSLPIIALSRHETTLAKMALYRGVQPVYFDSTAFRADEVAAQALEAVRGAGYLTSGDLVLMTKGDAMETIGGTNTCKVLILP, from the coding sequence ATGTTCCGCAGAACCAAAATCGTTACTACCCTCGGCCCTGCCACAGACCGTGACGATAACCTTCGCCGCATTATCGCGGCTGGTGCTAACGTAGTAAGACTCAACTTCTCCCACGGTTCCCCCGAAGATCATCTTGAGCGTGCCACCCGCGTACGTAACCTTGCCAAAGAGCTCGGTGTTCACGTTGCCATCCTCGGCGACCTGCAAGGCCCCAAAATCCGCGTATCTACCTTTAAAGACAACCGTAAGGTTCAGCTGGCACTGGGTCAGGAATTTACCCTCGACGCAGAGCTTGCCAAAGGTGAAGGTGACGAAACTCAGGTTGGTATCGACTATAAAGAGCTGCCCGATGACGTGGTTGTTGGCGACATCCTGATGCTCGACGATGGCCGTGTGCAGCTGAAAGTGGAACGCGTTGAAGGCCGTAAGGTGTTCACCTCGGTAACCGTTGCCGGTCCTTTGTCCAACAACAAAGGCATCAACAAAAAAGGCGGTGGCTTGTCTGCTGCGGCGCTGACCGAAAAAGACAAGGCCGATATCATCACAGCTGCCCGCATTAACGTGGACTACCTGGCGGTATCTTTCCCACGTACCGGTGCCGACCTGAACTACGCACGCGATCTGGCCAAAGCCGCTGGCTCAAATGCCATGATTGTTGCCAAGGTTGAACGCGCCGAAGCCGTTGCCACTGACGAAGCCATGGATGACGTGATCCTGGCCTCTGACGCCGTCATGGTTGCCCGTGGCGACCTGGGTGTGGAAATCGGTGATGCAGCGCTGGTTGCCGTGCAGAAGAAACTTATCAGCCGCTCTCGTCAGCTGAACCGCGTTGTGATCACCGCGACCCAGATGATGGAGTCGATGATCACCAGCCCAATGCCAACCCGCGCCGAAGTGATGGACGTGGCGAACGCCGTATTGGATGGTACCGATGCTGTGATGCTGTCTGCCGAGACCGCTGCCGGTGACTTCCCTGAAGAAACCGTACGTGCCATGTCCAACGTGTGTCTGGGCGCCGAAGCGCATCCAAGCGTGAAAGTGTCCAAGCACCGTATGGATGAGCGTTTCAGCTCAGTGGAAGAAACCATTGCCCTGTCGACCATGTATGCCGCCAACCACCTCGACGGTGTGAAGGCAATTATTGCCTTGACCGAGTCTGGCGCCACTGCCCAGTTGATGAGCCGTATCAGTTCTTCTCTGCCTATCATTGCCCTGTCACGCCACGAAACCACACTGGCGAAAATGGCACTGTACCGCGGTGTGCAGCCAGTCTACTTCGACTCAACTGCGTTCCGCGCTGACGAAGTAGCTGCTCAGGCGCTGGAAGCCGTTCGCGGCGCAGGTTATCTGACCTCTGGCGATCTGGTACTGATGACCAAAGGCGATGCCATGGAAACCATCGGTGGCACCAACACCTGTAAGGTACTGATCCTGCCTTAA
- a CDS encoding acyl-CoA dehydrogenase, which produces MITLLLLLVAAVIVLFAVKDLRMKFITQPVFAFFKRVLPPLSDTEREAMEAGDVWWEGELFRGKPNWDALHAYGKSSLTAEEKAFLDNQVMTALSMIDDFDIVHNRKDLPPELWDYFKKEGFFALIIPKKYGGKGFSAYANSTIVAKLASRSVSAAVTVMVPNSLGPGELLTHYGTKEQKDFWLPALAKGDEIPCFALTGPEAGSDAGAIPDVGVVKKGEFNGDEVLGLELSWNKRYITLAPVATVLGLAFQMQDPEGLLGDKKHIGITCALIPTNHPGVEIGNRHNPLNMAFMNGTTRGDKVFIPLEWIIGGPQYAGKGWRMLVECLSAGRGISLPALATASGHVATKTTTAYSFVRKQFGMSIGHFEGVQEALARIIGNTYQLEAARRLTTTGIDLKVKPSVVTAIAKYHMTEMGRDVMNDAMDIQSGKGIQLGPKNYLAHGYMANPISITVEGANILTRSLMIFGQGATRCHPYVLAEMEAAGMADVDEALERFDDLLMGHMGYATRNAFSSLFSALTGSRFAQSPVSGETKRYYQHMGRMSSALAIMTDMAMLILGGELKRREMLSARLGDVLSELYLASATLKLFEDNGRQHDDLPTVHYVMQTRLMKAAKALDDALRNFPMRPVAWLLRALVFPIGNHFKGPSDKLATDVVEAMLKPGPARDRLTFLCPSFEGDKGGIAEVEEAFIAQFECRGIYKKIRAAQKEGKLKGKGMSPTMLEQALEAGVINADELASLKKADELRLAAINVDEFASL; this is translated from the coding sequence ATGATCACATTGTTGTTATTGTTGGTGGCAGCCGTCATTGTGCTGTTTGCGGTAAAAGATTTGCGGATGAAGTTTATCACTCAGCCGGTATTTGCGTTTTTTAAACGGGTACTGCCACCGCTGTCTGATACTGAACGTGAAGCCATGGAAGCGGGCGATGTCTGGTGGGAAGGGGAGCTGTTTCGCGGCAAGCCTAACTGGGATGCGCTGCATGCCTACGGCAAATCATCCTTAACCGCAGAAGAGAAAGCTTTCCTCGACAACCAGGTGATGACCGCGCTGTCGATGATTGATGACTTCGACATTGTTCATAACCGTAAAGACCTGCCTCCAGAGCTGTGGGATTACTTCAAAAAAGAAGGCTTTTTCGCACTTATCATCCCGAAAAAGTATGGCGGTAAAGGATTCTCCGCCTATGCCAACTCTACCATTGTAGCCAAACTGGCTAGCCGCAGTGTCAGCGCAGCCGTTACCGTCATGGTGCCAAACTCTCTGGGCCCGGGTGAGCTTCTGACTCACTATGGTACCAAGGAGCAAAAGGACTTTTGGCTGCCAGCCCTAGCCAAGGGCGATGAAATCCCTTGTTTTGCACTGACAGGCCCTGAAGCCGGTTCTGATGCAGGTGCCATTCCCGATGTGGGCGTGGTGAAAAAAGGCGAATTCAACGGTGACGAAGTACTCGGCCTTGAGCTTAGCTGGAACAAGCGTTACATCACCCTGGCGCCAGTGGCGACCGTACTGGGTCTGGCGTTCCAGATGCAGGATCCCGAAGGGTTGCTTGGCGACAAGAAGCACATTGGCATTACCTGTGCGCTCATTCCGACCAATCACCCGGGTGTTGAAATCGGTAACCGCCACAACCCGCTGAATATGGCGTTTATGAACGGCACTACCCGTGGCGATAAGGTGTTTATTCCGCTGGAATGGATCATCGGTGGCCCGCAGTATGCCGGTAAAGGCTGGCGTATGCTGGTTGAATGTTTGTCGGCCGGCCGCGGGATCTCCTTGCCTGCGCTGGCAACGGCTTCCGGCCATGTCGCCACCAAAACCACCACGGCTTACAGCTTTGTGCGCAAGCAGTTTGGTATGTCCATTGGTCACTTTGAAGGTGTGCAGGAAGCGCTGGCGCGCATCATTGGTAACACCTATCAGCTGGAGGCGGCGCGCCGTCTGACCACAACAGGTATCGATTTGAAGGTGAAGCCGTCAGTGGTGACTGCCATCGCCAAATACCATATGACCGAAATGGGCCGTGACGTAATGAATGACGCCATGGATATCCAGTCCGGTAAAGGCATTCAGCTTGGCCCGAAAAACTATCTGGCCCACGGCTATATGGCGAACCCCATCTCCATTACTGTGGAAGGGGCTAACATTCTGACCCGCAGCCTGATGATTTTCGGCCAGGGCGCAACCCGCTGCCACCCTTACGTATTGGCAGAAATGGAAGCGGCCGGCATGGCGGACGTGGATGAAGCGCTGGAGCGTTTTGATGATCTGCTGATGGGCCATATGGGCTATGCCACCCGCAACGCTTTCTCGAGTTTGTTCTCGGCACTCACTGGCAGCCGTTTTGCCCAGTCGCCTGTGAGCGGTGAAACCAAACGTTACTATCAGCATATGGGTCGTATGTCTTCTGCGCTCGCCATCATGACCGATATGGCCATGCTTATCCTGGGTGGTGAGCTTAAGCGCCGTGAAATGCTGTCGGCCCGTTTGGGCGATGTGCTGTCCGAGCTGTACCTGGCGTCTGCGACCCTGAAGCTTTTTGAAGACAATGGCCGTCAGCACGATGATTTGCCAACCGTTCACTATGTGATGCAAACCCGTCTGATGAAGGCCGCCAAGGCGCTGGATGATGCCCTGCGTAACTTCCCAATGCGCCCCGTGGCCTGGCTGCTGCGTGCACTGGTGTTCCCTATTGGCAATCACTTCAAAGGACCATCGGACAAGCTGGCCACTGACGTGGTGGAAGCCATGCTCAAACCCGGTCCTGCCCGCGATCGTCTGACCTTCCTGTGTCCTTCATTTGAAGGCGACAAGGGCGGCATTGCCGAAGTGGAAGAAGCCTTTATTGCCCAGTTTGAGTGCCGCGGAATTTACAAGAAAATCCGCGCCGCCCAGAAAGAAGGCAAACTGAAAGGCAAGGGTATGTCTCCTACTATGCTTGAGCAGGCGCTGGAAGCCGGTGTTATCAACGCTGATGAACTGGCAAGCCTTAAGAAAGCCGATGAGCTGCGTCTGGCTGCCATCAACGTGGATGAGTTTGCCTCGCTGTAA
- a CDS encoding TetR/AcrR family transcriptional regulator — MANRSDTKTRILDAAEKLFAERGFSETSLRLITSKAEVNLASVNYHFGSKKELIRAVLARYLDVFMPAASAELVKLSQQSTQASLETIFSALVRPLLDLNKVRVEGTRIFLQLLGRGYIESQGHLRWFITTHYGEHLDRFVQVVSQSAPHIPPAEMFWRLHFTLGTVVFTMASSDALMEIAEADFKEQNDIESVIRKVIPYMAAGVAVPLNQA; from the coding sequence ATGGCGAATCGATCCGACACCAAAACCCGAATTCTTGATGCCGCCGAAAAGCTGTTTGCCGAACGCGGCTTTTCAGAAACCTCTTTGAGGCTTATCACCAGCAAGGCCGAAGTAAACCTGGCCTCGGTGAACTACCATTTTGGCTCTAAAAAAGAGCTTATCCGTGCCGTGCTTGCCCGCTATCTGGATGTGTTTATGCCAGCGGCATCGGCGGAGCTGGTTAAGCTGTCGCAGCAAAGCACCCAGGCATCCCTTGAAACCATTTTCTCTGCGCTGGTCAGGCCGCTTTTGGATCTGAACAAGGTGAGAGTTGAAGGGACGCGGATTTTCCTGCAGTTGCTTGGCCGTGGTTATATCGAAAGCCAGGGCCACCTGCGCTGGTTTATCACCACCCATTACGGCGAACACCTTGACCGTTTCGTGCAGGTTGTCAGCCAAAGCGCGCCCCATATACCGCCAGCAGAAATGTTCTGGCGACTACACTTCACTTTGGGGACTGTGGTCTTCACCATGGCATCGTCCGATGCCCTGATGGAAATCGCCGAAGCTGACTTTAAAGAGCAGAACGACATCGAGTCGGTGATCCGCAAAGTCATCCCTTATATGGCTGCGGGCGTCGCCGTGCCACTTAATCAGGCATAA